In the Phycisphaerae bacterium genome, one interval contains:
- a CDS encoding flippase-like domain-containing protein — MAPRTRQRIFNVLRITLCAAALWIVVQGVTLNDRVHLVGGGEQAGIVLDDSGPIRVRVAPEEVVAIPLEDVARDEQGDLRITYGLRTAVRDMNGWLFLLAVGIYFPIIFLQAWRFQWVLRAQDIGLRYWQAVKLSIAGNFLNFATPLGSNAGDVFKAYFLSLHTDRKTEAVTTVFLDRVIGLATLLSVVAVITLVSPSDSRLAIVRPYLLFAVGLGIVLIFAYFSPPLRRWVVPRRWIQRLPAYDHLQRIDRSAHKLAGHKPILIGAVVLTAILQAMAVTAYFTVAKSLGMRGGLPEFPEYYTYFSTGVLVQSLPGPPQGLGTVELTFKFFLAPFGSPAQIVCVAFAIRLMVLLCALPGLFVALTGSYRPSQAEGDNTQGAPATTAAAPTSPAQSSNPESAVVARG; from the coding sequence ATGGCGCCGCGAACACGACAGCGCATATTCAACGTCCTTCGAATCACCCTTTGCGCAGCGGCCCTGTGGATCGTGGTACAGGGCGTAACGCTGAATGACCGCGTCCACCTGGTCGGCGGAGGGGAGCAGGCGGGAATCGTGCTGGACGATTCCGGGCCGATCAGGGTGCGCGTCGCTCCCGAAGAAGTTGTCGCTATTCCGCTGGAAGACGTTGCCAGGGACGAGCAGGGCGATCTGCGCATTACTTACGGGCTTCGCACCGCCGTGCGCGACATGAACGGCTGGCTGTTCCTCCTGGCGGTAGGAATTTACTTCCCGATCATTTTCCTTCAGGCGTGGCGATTCCAGTGGGTGCTGCGGGCGCAGGATATAGGCCTGCGTTACTGGCAGGCCGTGAAGCTCTCCATCGCGGGAAATTTCCTCAACTTCGCCACGCCTCTGGGTTCGAACGCCGGTGACGTGTTCAAGGCGTATTTCCTCTCACTGCACACCGACCGCAAGACGGAAGCGGTAACGACGGTATTCCTGGATCGCGTGATCGGCCTGGCGACATTGCTCTCGGTGGTAGCCGTCATCACGCTGGTCAGCCCGTCGGACAGCCGCCTGGCCATTGTCCGGCCCTACCTGTTGTTCGCCGTTGGTTTGGGCATCGTGCTCATCTTCGCCTACTTCTCACCGCCGCTTCGCCGCTGGGTCGTGCCCCGCCGATGGATCCAGCGCTTGCCGGCGTATGACCACCTCCAGCGAATCGATCGCAGCGCCCATAAGCTTGCCGGTCACAAGCCGATCCTGATTGGTGCGGTGGTTCTGACAGCCATTCTGCAGGCCATGGCGGTCACGGCCTATTTCACGGTGGCGAAGTCGCTCGGTATGCGTGGGGGTCTTCCCGAGTTTCCGGAGTATTACACCTATTTCAGCACCGGCGTTCTGGTGCAGTCGCTGCCCGGCCCGCCGCAAGGGCTGGGCACCGTTGAACTCACTTTCAAGTTCTTTCTGGCGCCGTTCGGAAGTCCCGCCCAAATCGTCTGCGTTGCCTTCGCCATTCGCCTGATGGTCCTGTTGTGCGCCCTTCCCGGACTATTCGTCGCTTTGACAGGCTCTTACCGGCCCTCCCAGGCTGAGGGCGATAACACGCAGGGCGCGCCGGCAACCACCGCCGCTGCGCCAACGTCGCCGGCACAAAGCTCGAATCCCGAGTCAGCAGTGGTCGCGCGCGGTTGA
- the ggt gene encoding gamma-glutamyltransferase, with translation MGTLRKIGIGGVVIGWCLAVFGQPAVADESGRGDRITGRPFATRSEVIARRGVAATSQPLATQVAVDILKRGGNAVDAAIAANATLALMEPTGSGLGGDLFAIVWDAKSKKLYGLNASGRSPYELSLDHLHSLGLEHIPPFGPLPMTVPGCVDGWFELHARFGRLPISEILAPAIDYAKEGFPVSELIAHYWARGGRVLKDYPNFAETFLPGGKAPDKGDIFRNPALTRTLEILARDGRDAFYRGPLTDIMVRFCKREGCFLSRRDFEDHSSTWVEPVSTNYRGYDVWQLPPNTQGLAVLQMLNILERFDLRSMGHNSARYLHHLIEAKKLAFEDRARYYADPDFADVPIVGLISKDYAAQRAKLIKPDHSNRDIGPGDPRLSTGETVYLTVADADRNMVSLIQSNYRGFGSGLVPDGLGFVFQDRGELFALEPGHPNVYAPHKRPFHTIIPGFVTRNGRPWLSFGVMGGDMQPQGQVQVLCNLIDFGMNIQEAGDAARFHHLGSSEPTGERMVNGGYVAFESGISADVQRQLARMGHDVRVETDGFGGYQAILYDAERDVYFAASESRKDGQAVGY, from the coding sequence ATGGGGACACTCAGGAAGATCGGCATCGGCGGAGTGGTTATCGGATGGTGCCTGGCGGTGTTCGGCCAACCGGCGGTCGCCGACGAAAGCGGTCGGGGCGATCGAATCACCGGAAGGCCATTCGCCACCCGATCCGAGGTTATTGCTCGACGTGGCGTGGCGGCAACCAGTCAGCCGCTGGCCACACAAGTCGCCGTCGACATTCTCAAACGTGGCGGGAACGCGGTGGACGCCGCCATTGCCGCCAACGCGACGTTGGCACTGATGGAGCCTACCGGCTCCGGTCTGGGCGGCGATCTCTTCGCGATTGTCTGGGATGCCAAATCGAAGAAGCTCTACGGCCTTAACGCGAGCGGCCGAAGTCCGTATGAGTTGTCTCTCGACCATCTCCATTCACTCGGCTTGGAGCACATCCCACCGTTTGGACCGTTGCCCATGACCGTTCCGGGGTGCGTTGACGGCTGGTTTGAACTGCACGCTCGATTTGGCCGGTTGCCCATAAGCGAAATCCTGGCCCCGGCGATCGACTACGCGAAGGAGGGCTTTCCCGTTTCCGAGCTCATTGCACATTATTGGGCCCGGGGCGGACGCGTGCTGAAGGACTATCCCAACTTTGCGGAGACGTTCCTTCCTGGCGGCAAGGCACCCGACAAGGGCGATATCTTCCGCAATCCCGCTCTCACCCGCACACTCGAAATCCTTGCTCGCGACGGGCGCGACGCTTTCTATCGCGGTCCGCTGACGGACATTATGGTCCGCTTCTGCAAGCGCGAGGGTTGTTTCCTGTCGCGGCGCGATTTTGAAGATCACTCCTCCACATGGGTTGAGCCCGTATCCACCAATTATCGCGGCTATGATGTGTGGCAGCTTCCCCCGAATACGCAGGGATTGGCCGTGTTGCAGATGCTCAATATCCTGGAACGCTTCGACCTGCGTTCCATGGGGCACAACTCTGCGCGATACCTTCATCATCTCATTGAAGCGAAGAAGCTGGCCTTTGAAGACCGGGCACGCTACTACGCCGATCCGGATTTCGCCGATGTTCCCATTGTGGGCCTGATCTCCAAGGACTATGCCGCCCAGCGTGCGAAGCTGATCAAGCCGGACCATTCCAACCGCGATATCGGGCCGGGCGACCCCCGCCTCTCCACCGGTGAAACGGTCTATCTCACGGTGGCCGATGCCGACCGCAACATGGTCTCATTGATCCAAAGTAACTATCGCGGCTTCGGCTCCGGCTTAGTCCCCGATGGACTCGGATTCGTTTTTCAGGATCGCGGGGAGCTCTTCGCGCTCGAGCCGGGACACCCCAACGTCTACGCCCCGCACAAGCGCCCCTTCCACACGATCATCCCCGGCTTTGTTACCAGGAACGGCCGTCCCTGGCTCAGCTTCGGCGTGATGGGCGGCGACATGCAGCCGCAGGGACAGGTGCAGGTGCTCTGCAATCTCATCGACTTCGGCATGAACATCCAGGAAGCCGGTGACGCCGCCCGATTCCATCATCTTGGTTCATCGGAGCCCACTGGCGAGCGGATGGTTAACGGCGGCTACGTAGCTTTCGAATCGGGGATCTCGGCCGACGTCCAGCGCCAACTCGCCCGAATGGGCCACGACGTTCGCGTCGAGACCGACGGTTTCGGCGGATACCAGGCCATCTTGTACGACGCAGAGCGCGATGTTTATTTCGCGGCTTCAGAATCCCGAAAGGACGGCCAGGCGGTGGGGTATTAA
- a CDS encoding sugar phosphate isomerase/epimerase — protein MSPEDVGVVTWSIDRHDAIRAMHVAARELGAGVVQVGFFTEHAAQSADASEIRGAAESLGLRIAATFAAFENEDYASIERIAETGGYLPDAHWESRLATTRRVAEITAEIGAPTMAVHIGTVPKDRASKAWSTLVERGRFVADILADRGLSLLLETGREPAETLRSFIDELDRPNIGVNFDPANFVVYGTDEPVSALRPLKGRIGLVHIKDGLRSSEPGEIFGKPAMPGTGDANIPRIVSKLRHSGYSGPLLLEYGGGGADTATIAAGIQYLRSMLDTTHP, from the coding sequence ATGAGCCCCGAGGACGTCGGCGTCGTCACGTGGTCAATTGATCGTCACGATGCGATTCGAGCGATGCACGTTGCTGCACGAGAGCTCGGGGCCGGCGTCGTCCAAGTGGGCTTTTTCACCGAGCATGCCGCTCAGTCCGCGGATGCGTCCGAGATCCGCGGCGCCGCGGAGTCCCTCGGCCTTCGCATTGCCGCCACGTTCGCCGCATTCGAGAACGAAGACTACGCTTCCATTGAGCGAATCGCCGAGACCGGCGGATACTTGCCGGACGCGCACTGGGAAAGTCGCTTGGCGACCACGCGCCGGGTAGCCGAAATCACCGCGGAAATCGGCGCACCCACTATGGCCGTACACATCGGCACTGTTCCGAAGGACCGCGCAAGCAAGGCATGGTCGACTTTGGTGGAACGCGGGCGCTTTGTGGCGGACATATTGGCCGATCGGGGATTATCATTGCTTCTTGAGACCGGCCGCGAGCCGGCGGAGACGTTACGTTCGTTTATCGATGAGCTGGACCGGCCGAATATCGGCGTGAACTTCGACCCGGCCAACTTCGTCGTCTATGGAACGGATGAACCGGTGTCGGCGCTGAGACCATTAAAAGGGCGGATCGGGCTCGTTCATATCAAGGATGGATTGCGATCAAGTGAGCCGGGAGAGATTTTCGGCAAGCCGGCGATGCCGGGTACGGGTGACGCAAATATACCGCGGATCGTCAGTAAACTGCGACATTCCGGCTATTCCGGTCCGCTCTTGCTTGAATACGGAGGAGGCGGAGCGGACACGGCAACGATCGCAGCAGGAATTCAGTACCTCAGGTCCATGCTGGACACGACGCATCCCTGA
- a CDS encoding PilZ domain-containing protein yields MTIHELKQHPGIRLIRGAEAAALLHSAVEQRAVLRTEVTNARGEDAGERQDDVTSPGVCVLTAAAIGEEIFEARPAENARGVVLPPVAASVDVTLVLRGASCGFHATVTEVDDQFCWIRLSVPSVIFLVDRRRSSRRALRRSARVCLSAVNGTWTCAGSLLNVSADGLACRVSRFDVPHHAEGGKVFADFDLEDHFAFRLDAQVAAITPAADENFLVVNLAFPEGADASPERQRLRAALTCDASLGTPEGKAS; encoded by the coding sequence GTGACCATTCATGAGCTGAAACAACACCCGGGCATTCGGTTGATTCGCGGGGCGGAGGCGGCCGCGCTCCTCCACAGCGCGGTTGAGCAGCGCGCCGTTCTCCGTACGGAGGTCACCAACGCGCGCGGCGAGGATGCCGGTGAACGACAGGACGATGTCACCAGTCCCGGTGTCTGCGTTCTCACCGCCGCCGCCATTGGCGAGGAGATCTTCGAGGCGCGTCCAGCGGAGAACGCACGCGGTGTCGTACTTCCTCCCGTGGCCGCCAGCGTTGACGTCACCCTCGTTCTGCGAGGCGCTTCCTGCGGATTCCATGCGACCGTGACAGAGGTGGACGACCAGTTCTGCTGGATTCGCCTGAGCGTTCCCAGCGTGATCTTCCTTGTTGATCGCCGTCGAAGCTCACGGCGAGCCCTACGCCGGTCGGCCCGCGTCTGTCTTTCCGCGGTGAATGGAACCTGGACCTGTGCGGGCTCGCTTCTCAATGTCAGCGCCGACGGACTGGCCTGTCGGGTGAGTCGGTTCGATGTTCCACACCACGCGGAGGGCGGCAAGGTTTTCGCTGATTTCGATCTCGAAGACCACTTCGCCTTTCGCCTCGACGCCCAGGTTGCCGCGATCACGCCGGCTGCCGACGAGAACTTCCTGGTTGTCAATCTGGCCTTTCCCGAGGGCGCCGATGCCAGCCCCGAACGGCAGCGGCTCCGGGCCGCACTGACATGCGATGCCTCACTCGGTACACCAGAGGGGAAAGCATCATGA
- the rlmN gene encoding 23S rRNA (adenine(2503)-C(2))-methyltransferase RlmN, whose amino-acid sequence MTNHEVGLRGLFDLSEDQLRALLEEWNQPRFRAKQLLEGIYTQGHRTYESLSTLPKALRGRLAKDLPLLTSTIVQRQESPDGTTKLLLRWADGATSECVLIPDAERRTACISTQVGCPVGCVFCASGIGGLQRQLLAGEIVEQVVRVRDQCEGDDRLSNIVFMGLGEPLANYDATLRAIRTINADWGLGIGARKITVSTVGLPAPMRRLADEGLQVTLALSLHAPNDDLRRRIIPWAERVAIDTLVDSCRYYFDRTGREVTLEYILLGGLNDQPQHARELAQVARQMRSNVNLIAYNPVAGLPYLRPTQEDVVRFLALLRDRGINAHVRRSRGLDIDAACGQLRRRAAEADKYETLSEGADR is encoded by the coding sequence ATGACGAATCACGAGGTCGGTTTGCGGGGGCTCTTTGATCTTTCCGAGGATCAACTGCGCGCTCTGCTGGAGGAATGGAATCAGCCCCGGTTTCGGGCGAAGCAACTCCTTGAGGGCATCTACACCCAAGGACATCGGACCTACGAGTCCTTATCCACGCTTCCCAAGGCCCTGCGCGGGCGGCTCGCGAAGGACCTACCTCTTCTGACCTCGACCATCGTCCAGCGCCAGGAATCCCCTGACGGTACGACGAAGCTGCTGCTCCGCTGGGCGGACGGTGCCACGTCGGAATGCGTGCTGATTCCCGATGCCGAACGCCGGACGGCGTGCATCTCCACGCAGGTGGGATGTCCGGTAGGATGCGTGTTCTGCGCAAGCGGAATCGGCGGGCTCCAACGACAGCTCCTCGCCGGTGAAATCGTCGAGCAGGTCGTCCGTGTGCGCGATCAGTGTGAAGGCGACGATCGCCTGTCCAACATCGTGTTCATGGGGCTGGGCGAGCCCCTGGCGAACTACGACGCCACCCTCCGGGCGATTCGCACGATCAACGCCGACTGGGGATTGGGCATTGGGGCACGCAAGATCACCGTCAGCACCGTGGGGCTTCCCGCACCGATGCGGCGACTGGCAGACGAAGGTCTGCAGGTCACGCTCGCGCTGTCGCTGCATGCACCGAACGACGATCTTCGGCGCAGGATCATCCCTTGGGCCGAGCGGGTCGCCATCGATACATTGGTGGATTCCTGCCGATACTATTTCGATCGCACGGGGAGGGAAGTGACGCTCGAATATATCCTGCTCGGGGGGCTGAATGATCAGCCTCAGCATGCGCGCGAGCTTGCCCAGGTCGCGAGACAGATGCGTAGCAACGTCAATCTGATTGCGTACAATCCCGTAGCAGGACTTCCCTATCTGCGTCCAACGCAGGAAGACGTCGTTCGGTTCCTTGCCTTGCTCCGTGATCGAGGCATCAATGCACATGTACGTCGCAGCCGCGGGTTGGACATCGACGCAGCCTGCGGCCAACTGCGGCGCCGTGCGGCGGAAGCGGACAAGTACGAAACCTTAAGCGAAGGAGCCGATCGATGA
- the topA gene encoding type I DNA topoisomerase, translated as MARAKKQNSGKRLVIVESPAKAKTINRYLGSDYEVMASMGHVRDLPPNDFGVDLERGFRPTYETLSEKKKVVASLRKAAAGADDVYLATDLDREGEAIAWHLEQALELQPERTRRVVFNEITKSAIKAAFERPLQLDMDKVNAQQARRLLDRIVGYQLSPLLQSKIARGLSAGRVQSVAVRLIVEREKEIRDFVPEESWQIQAVFCIDQAKANKLQTQWQSFISGHEDRAGRGKSTAGSADSSTGPTVKAKNAWLQRHDCFEAELVKFSGSDFRSTKATEAREVVESLGVVVESVRESAWEAYADKDLKIIEIVGTLDPEAAPEFTVRDIQKRRTTTKPNAPFTTASLQQAASSEVGFSPSRTMRIAQQLYEGVDIGAGEGPVGLITYMRTDSTNLSTESVGAARKLISEEHGKAYLPDAPNVFGSSKRAQEAHEAIRPSDVTIHPERIRDHLTRDQYRLYDLIWRRFVACQMTPAQWDGTTVLVGAAAGKGEAIFRATGRQLAFDGFYKVMGLPSGDTVMLPELRESQPLTAIDVRPRQQYTSPPSRYSEAALVKKLEAEGIGRPSTYAAIIQTIQDRSYVELRDRRLFPTARGEVVTEKLLQHFPQIMDLKFTSYMEEELDKIEEAHLDWVHVLNEFYEPFKAALEKAQTEMERARAEPSEYTCPECGRQMVYRLGKNGRFLACSGYPECKASMNVDAEGKPVAEVVAEEPCPNCGKPMVLRKSRLGPFLGCTGYPECSTTIPADEDGRPLRRVKPEDIKEQCPECGAPMNVKFARGRAFLGCSTYPKCKATKPLPAGVYVEKPKPAEAGARCDKCGRPMVIRSSKRGPFLSCSGFPRCRNAMPLDKLEELRAKEEAGEIPEAPPESANGNGKGRNGNNVPRKPDGKIDIAALGPPPPGFAWTRTGKPVVETWPDEPLTCPDCGREVTLKSGRFGPYYSCSNYPKCKFTANLRGDAKKKAEAEMPAPSKPKPIPTDVACSECGANMVIRHGRTGPFLGCSKYPKCRNSQPLPEGETVESLATAEA; from the coding sequence ATGGCACGCGCCAAGAAGCAAAATTCCGGCAAGAGGCTGGTGATCGTCGAGTCTCCGGCCAAGGCCAAGACCATCAATCGCTACCTCGGCTCCGATTACGAGGTCATGGCCAGCATGGGCCACGTTCGCGACCTCCCGCCCAATGATTTCGGCGTGGATCTCGAAAGAGGATTCCGGCCTACCTACGAAACCCTCTCGGAGAAGAAGAAGGTCGTGGCTTCGCTGCGCAAGGCGGCGGCCGGGGCTGATGACGTCTATCTGGCTACCGACCTCGATCGAGAGGGTGAGGCAATTGCCTGGCACCTCGAACAGGCCCTGGAGCTACAGCCGGAAAGGACGCGGCGGGTGGTCTTCAACGAGATCACGAAATCGGCCATCAAAGCGGCGTTCGAGCGACCGCTTCAGCTCGACATGGACAAGGTCAACGCCCAGCAGGCGCGCCGTCTGCTTGATCGAATCGTCGGATATCAGCTCAGCCCGCTTCTTCAGTCGAAGATCGCCCGGGGGTTGTCGGCCGGCCGCGTCCAGTCCGTCGCCGTCCGCTTGATCGTAGAACGCGAGAAGGAAATCCGTGACTTTGTTCCGGAGGAGTCCTGGCAGATTCAGGCGGTGTTCTGCATAGACCAGGCCAAAGCGAACAAACTTCAGACACAATGGCAGTCTTTCATCAGTGGACATGAAGACCGAGCCGGAAGAGGCAAGAGTACGGCCGGCAGCGCCGATTCCTCCACTGGTCCGACCGTTAAGGCCAAGAACGCCTGGCTGCAACGGCATGATTGTTTTGAAGCGGAGCTGGTCAAATTCTCAGGCTCCGACTTTCGTTCGACAAAGGCAACCGAGGCACGGGAAGTCGTGGAATCGCTCGGCGTGGTCGTGGAGAGTGTACGAGAATCGGCGTGGGAAGCTTACGCGGACAAAGACCTGAAGATCATCGAAATCGTCGGAACGCTGGATCCTGAGGCGGCACCGGAGTTCACGGTCCGCGACATTCAGAAGCGACGCACCACAACGAAACCGAACGCCCCGTTTACCACGGCTTCGTTGCAGCAGGCCGCTTCGAGCGAGGTCGGCTTTTCGCCCTCTCGAACCATGCGCATCGCCCAGCAGCTTTACGAGGGCGTGGACATCGGCGCCGGCGAGGGACCGGTCGGTCTGATCACCTACATGCGAACCGACTCGACGAATCTCAGCACCGAGTCGGTCGGCGCGGCGCGGAAGTTGATCTCGGAGGAGCACGGGAAGGCTTATCTGCCTGATGCGCCGAACGTCTTCGGCAGTTCGAAGCGCGCCCAGGAAGCGCACGAGGCTATCCGCCCGTCGGACGTGACCATTCACCCCGAGCGCATCCGCGACCACCTGACGCGTGACCAATACCGCCTGTATGACCTGATCTGGAGGCGGTTTGTCGCCTGCCAGATGACGCCCGCCCAATGGGACGGCACGACGGTGCTCGTCGGCGCCGCGGCAGGCAAGGGAGAAGCCATCTTCCGCGCGACGGGCCGACAACTGGCATTTGACGGCTTTTACAAGGTGATGGGGCTTCCGTCGGGCGACACGGTGATGTTGCCGGAGTTGCGGGAATCCCAGCCCTTGACAGCGATTGACGTTCGCCCCCGCCAGCAATATACGTCGCCGCCCTCGCGGTACAGCGAAGCGGCGCTGGTCAAGAAGCTGGAAGCCGAAGGCATCGGTCGGCCCAGTACGTATGCGGCGATCATCCAAACGATACAGGATCGCAGTTACGTCGAGCTGCGCGACCGGCGCCTATTCCCCACGGCACGAGGTGAAGTTGTCACCGAGAAACTGCTGCAGCATTTTCCGCAGATCATGGACCTGAAGTTCACCTCCTACATGGAGGAAGAGCTGGACAAGATCGAGGAAGCCCATCTCGACTGGGTCCACGTGCTCAATGAGTTCTATGAGCCGTTCAAGGCTGCATTGGAAAAAGCGCAAACGGAGATGGAGCGCGCTCGGGCGGAACCGAGCGAGTACACCTGCCCCGAATGCGGCCGGCAAATGGTCTACCGCCTGGGCAAGAACGGGCGGTTCCTCGCCTGCAGTGGTTACCCGGAGTGCAAGGCGTCGATGAACGTCGATGCAGAAGGCAAGCCCGTCGCCGAGGTCGTGGCCGAGGAGCCCTGCCCGAACTGCGGCAAGCCCATGGTTCTGCGCAAGAGTCGCCTTGGCCCGTTCCTGGGATGCACGGGTTATCCGGAATGTTCGACGACGATCCCCGCTGACGAAGACGGCCGACCGCTGCGCCGCGTGAAGCCCGAGGACATCAAGGAGCAGTGCCCGGAGTGCGGCGCACCGATGAACGTGAAGTTCGCACGAGGCCGCGCCTTTCTGGGGTGTTCAACCTATCCAAAGTGCAAGGCGACCAAACCCTTGCCGGCGGGCGTCTACGTGGAAAAACCCAAGCCGGCGGAGGCTGGCGCACGATGTGACAAGTGCGGCAGACCGATGGTCATCCGCAGTAGCAAGCGGGGCCCGTTCCTGAGCTGCTCGGGGTTTCCGCGTTGTCGTAACGCCATGCCACTGGACAAGCTCGAAGAGCTTCGCGCCAAAGAAGAGGCAGGCGAGATTCCCGAAGCGCCTCCCGAATCCGCAAACGGCAACGGCAAGGGGCGGAACGGCAATAATGTCCCGCGGAAGCCGGACGGAAAGATTGACATCGCCGCACTTGGTCCACCCCCGCCCGGGTTCGCCTGGACGCGCACCGGAAAGCCCGTCGTTGAGACGTGGCCGGACGAGCCGCTGACCTGCCCAGACTGTGGTCGTGAGGTCACCCTCAAGAGCGGTCGCTTCGGACCGTACTATTCGTGCTCGAATTACCCAAAGTGCAAATTCACGGCCAACTTGCGCGGGGATGCGAAGAAGAAGGCCGAGGCGGAGATGCCCGCGCCGAGCAAACCGAAGCCCATCCCGACGGACGTCGCGTGCAGCGAATGCGGCGCCAACATGGTGATCCGGCACGGCCGCACGGGACCCTTCCTGGGTTGCAGCAAGTACCCGAAGTGCCGCAACAGCCAGCCGCTTCCCGAAGGCGAGACGGTGGAGTCACTCGCGACCGCTGAAGCGTAA
- a CDS encoding pyridoxamine 5'-phosphate oxidase family protein, whose product MTEPAQGRNESISPSDRATVRRMPSRGIYDRAAINAILDEAVVCHVGFIDEGQPFVIPSIHVRIGDRLYMHGSPGSRMLRRVAEGEPICVTVTLVDGLVLARSAFHHSMNYRSVMVFASASEVIDPGEKRRAFHALVEHIVPGRMSETRPPNERELAGTMVVSMPITEASAKTRVGPPKDDEADQELPVWAGVIPLSLRSGAPIPCPRLRGGVMPPDYAVNYSRPSPPKF is encoded by the coding sequence ATGACTGAGCCAGCGCAAGGCAGGAATGAGTCCATCTCACCGTCGGACCGCGCCACGGTTCGCCGCATGCCTTCGCGGGGCATTTATGACCGGGCCGCGATCAACGCGATTCTCGACGAGGCCGTAGTCTGTCACGTAGGCTTCATTGACGAGGGTCAGCCATTTGTCATCCCGAGCATCCATGTCCGCATTGGCGATCGACTTTACATGCACGGCTCGCCAGGCAGTCGAATGCTACGGAGGGTGGCCGAGGGGGAGCCCATCTGTGTCACCGTGACCCTCGTCGACGGCCTGGTTCTTGCGCGTTCCGCATTTCACCATTCCATGAACTACCGCTCGGTCATGGTCTTCGCGAGTGCTTCGGAAGTGATCGATCCGGGTGAAAAGCGCCGCGCGTTTCACGCTCTCGTCGAGCATATCGTTCCCGGGCGGATGTCCGAGACGCGGCCACCGAACGAACGCGAATTGGCGGGGACGATGGTCGTTTCGATGCCCATCACGGAGGCATCCGCCAAGACTCGCGTGGGTCCGCCCAAGGATGACGAGGCGGACCAGGAGCTGCCAGTCTGGGCGGGTGTCATTCCGTTGTCGCTCCGGTCCGGAGCGCCGATTCCGTGTCCCAGACTGCGCGGCGGAGTCATGCCCCCGGACTACGCGGTGAACTACAGTCGCCCTAGCCCTCCCAAATTCTAA
- a CDS encoding PilZ domain-containing protein, with protein MSKTQNLTDQQRDRIILEAVRRRLHAALSFRTDSGWKTLKGRFCACGEENESVSISLLEWPEARDAQFAAGDVSVGCAFRFGHKKCMFCSSVKNARVESDRMLIELTWPDRIQQVQRRLFERADVPPGAVIPVRFWREVNGSTDQRRVMRHGQLEDLSVGGMRVQVSDLSEVQREASYQCVFTPRSGSPAVVLDAILRHHEPNANGRISLGLQFVGLETTQEGRRVIDRLVQTVQYFQRLQSKRGVGSGVAQESD; from the coding sequence ATGAGCAAGACGCAGAACCTGACCGATCAGCAGCGCGACAGGATCATTCTCGAGGCGGTCCGCCGTCGTCTGCACGCAGCGCTCAGTTTTCGAACCGATTCCGGCTGGAAGACGCTCAAAGGGCGATTCTGCGCTTGTGGCGAAGAGAACGAGTCCGTGAGCATCAGCCTGCTGGAGTGGCCGGAGGCGCGCGATGCACAGTTTGCGGCCGGCGACGTCAGCGTAGGCTGCGCGTTTCGGTTCGGACACAAGAAGTGCATGTTCTGCAGCTCCGTGAAAAACGCTCGTGTCGAGTCCGATCGTATGCTGATCGAACTCACATGGCCCGATCGCATTCAGCAGGTTCAGCGACGATTGTTCGAGCGGGCCGACGTGCCGCCTGGCGCGGTCATCCCGGTTCGCTTCTGGAGGGAAGTGAACGGGAGCACTGACCAGCGTCGCGTCATGCGACATGGACAACTAGAAGACCTCTCGGTGGGTGGCATGCGCGTGCAGGTCTCGGACCTGAGTGAGGTTCAGCGTGAGGCCAGCTACCAGTGCGTGTTTACTCCCCGCTCCGGCTCGCCGGCGGTCGTGCTGGACGCCATCCTCCGCCATCACGAGCCCAATGCCAACGGGCGCATCTCGCTGGGCCTGCAATTCGTCGGACTTGAGACGACACAGGAGGGTCGGCGTGTCATCGACCGCCTCGTTCAGACGGTGCAGTACTTCCAGCGGTTGCAGTCTAAGCGCGGCGTTGGGAGCGGCGTAGCCCAGGAAAGTGATTGA